One Prevotella intermedia ATCC 25611 = DSM 20706 DNA window includes the following coding sequences:
- the gdhA gene encoding NADP-specific glutamate dehydrogenase — translation MEVKKIMQSLEQKHPGESEYLQAVEEVLESIEEVYNQHPEFEKAQIIERMVEPERIFTFRVTWIDDSGKVQTNLGYRVQFNSAIGPYKGGLRFHKAVTPSMLKFLGFEQTFKNALTTLPMGGGKGGSDFDPVGKSDAEIMRFCQAFMLELRHNIGPDQDIPAGDVGVGGREIGYMNGMYQKLTRQYHTGVLTGKGLTWGGSFFRPEATGFGALYFTMHLLKKAGKDIKGKKISLSGFGNVAWGAATKATELGGKVVAISGPDGVCEIPDGITSEMIDYMLEMRNSNRNKVEDMATKFPGKAKFTAGKKAWSIPVDIALPCAFQNELSEDDAKELVANGCWCCCEVSNMGCQPGAIHYFQNNGILFAPGKAVNAGGVATSGLEMTQNAAHLNWAPAEVNEKLQWIMESIHEQCVKFGEKPDGTVDYVKGANIAGFMKVAQAMLEQGVI, via the coding sequence ATGGAAGTCAAAAAAATTATGCAGAGCCTGGAGCAGAAGCACCCAGGAGAGTCTGAGTACTTGCAGGCAGTAGAAGAAGTTCTCGAGTCTATCGAGGAAGTTTACAACCAACACCCTGAGTTTGAGAAAGCTCAGATTATCGAAAGAATGGTTGAGCCAGAACGTATCTTTACGTTCCGTGTAACATGGATTGATGACAGTGGCAAGGTTCAGACAAACCTCGGCTACCGCGTGCAGTTCAACAGCGCAATCGGTCCTTACAAAGGCGGTCTCCGTTTCCACAAGGCGGTTACACCTTCAATGTTGAAGTTCCTCGGTTTCGAGCAGACATTCAAGAACGCACTTACAACTTTGCCTATGGGTGGAGGTAAGGGTGGTTCAGACTTCGACCCAGTTGGCAAGTCAGACGCTGAAATCATGCGTTTCTGCCAAGCATTTATGCTCGAGCTCCGTCACAATATCGGCCCAGACCAAGATATTCCTGCAGGCGACGTAGGTGTAGGCGGTCGTGAAATTGGCTATATGAATGGTATGTACCAAAAGCTCACACGCCAGTACCACACAGGTGTTCTCACAGGTAAGGGCTTGACTTGGGGTGGTTCATTCTTCCGTCCTGAAGCAACAGGTTTTGGTGCACTCTACTTCACAATGCACCTTTTGAAGAAAGCAGGCAAGGACATTAAGGGCAAGAAGATTTCTCTCTCAGGTTTCGGTAACGTAGCTTGGGGTGCTGCTACAAAGGCTACCGAACTCGGTGGTAAGGTTGTTGCAATCTCTGGTCCTGACGGTGTTTGCGAAATTCCTGACGGTATCACATCTGAAATGATTGATTACATGCTCGAAATGCGTAACTCTAACCGCAACAAGGTAGAAGATATGGCTACCAAGTTCCCAGGTAAGGCTAAGTTTACAGCAGGTAAGAAGGCATGGAGCATTCCTGTAGACATCGCTCTTCCATGTGCATTCCAGAACGAACTCAGCGAAGACGACGCTAAGGAATTGGTAGCTAACGGCTGCTGGTGCTGCTGCGAAGTTTCTAACATGGGTTGCCAACCAGGCGCTATCCACTATTTCCAGAACAACGGTATCCTCTTTGCACCAGGTAAGGCAGTAAATGCTGGTGGTGTTGCTACCTCTGGTCTTGAAATGACACAGAATGCTGCTCACTTGAACTGGGCACCCGCTGAAGTAAACGAGAAGTTGCAGTGGATTATGGAAAGCATTCACGAGCAGTGCGTGAAGTTTGGTGAAAAGCCAGACGGTACAGTAGACTACGTTAAGGGTGCTAACATCGCTGGTTTCATGAAGGTAGCTCAGGCTATGCTTGAACAGGGTGTAATCTAA
- a CDS encoding pseudouridine synthase, whose product MTEELENKENQSGQTENSREGYSTAGQGSYYERSYHSTGRPQRPRIQAQRAYGTDRENNNEEGGFRPEGFGSNLQGGGSAERKTGYRPRTSSYGNSYQNRQQQGGYRPRYNNGGEEGGYQSRGGYQNRQNNYNNRGGYRPHYNTNEGEEGGYQNRQQQGGYRPRYNNNGEEGGYQSRGGYQNNRQGGYQSRGGYNNNRQGGYQSRGGYNNRGYQNNRQGGYNNRQGGYGQQGGYRPHNANYDPNAKYSLKKRIEYKEENIDPNEPLRLNKYLANAGVCSRREADEFIQAGAVTVNGEVVTELGTKILRADEVKFKDQPVSLEKKVYVLLNKPKDYVTTSDDPQQRKTVMDLVKGICPERIYPVGRLDRNTTGVLLLTNDGDLASKLTHPKFLKKKVYHVFLDKPVTPQTLQQISDGIELEDGEIKADAIEYADERDQSQVGIEIHSGKNRIVRRIFESLGYRVVKLDRVQFAGLTKKNLRRGDWRYLTEQEVDMLRMGAFE is encoded by the coding sequence ATGACAGAAGAACTCGAGAACAAAGAAAATCAGTCTGGACAGACTGAGAATAGCCGAGAAGGCTACTCAACTGCCGGACAAGGAAGTTATTACGAAAGAAGCTATCACAGCACAGGACGCCCACAACGTCCCCGCATTCAAGCACAACGTGCCTACGGAACTGACCGTGAAAACAATAATGAAGAAGGAGGATTTCGTCCTGAGGGCTTCGGTTCTAATCTACAAGGAGGTGGCTCAGCCGAACGCAAGACAGGCTATCGCCCACGTACCAGCAGCTATGGCAACAGCTATCAGAACCGCCAACAGCAAGGCGGCTATCGCCCACGCTACAACAACGGCGGCGAAGAAGGTGGCTACCAAAGTCGTGGCGGCTACCAGAACAGACAAAACAATTACAACAACCGTGGTGGCTACCGTCCTCACTACAATACGAACGAGGGCGAAGAAGGAGGCTACCAGAATCGCCAACAGCAAGGCGGTTATCGCCCACGCTACAACAACAATGGCGAAGAAGGTGGTTACCAGAGCCGTGGCGGATATCAGAACAACCGTCAAGGCGGTTATCAGAGCCGTGGCGGATACAACAACAACCGCCAAGGTGGCTATCAGAGCCGTGGCGGATACAACAACCGTGGCTATCAGAACAACCGTCAGGGTGGCTACAACAACCGCCAAGGTGGTTACGGACAGCAAGGTGGCTATCGCCCACACAATGCCAACTACGACCCAAATGCAAAATATTCGCTCAAGAAGCGCATAGAATATAAGGAGGAGAACATCGACCCGAACGAACCATTGCGTTTGAACAAATACCTCGCAAATGCAGGTGTTTGCTCACGTCGTGAGGCTGATGAGTTTATCCAAGCAGGTGCAGTAACTGTGAATGGTGAAGTAGTAACAGAACTCGGAACAAAGATTTTGCGTGCCGACGAAGTGAAATTCAAAGACCAACCAGTTTCTCTCGAAAAGAAGGTATATGTTCTTTTGAACAAGCCAAAGGACTATGTTACCACAAGCGACGACCCACAACAGCGTAAAACCGTCATGGACCTCGTGAAAGGTATCTGCCCAGAGCGCATCTACCCAGTAGGACGCCTCGACCGCAATACTACGGGTGTGCTGCTGCTTACCAACGATGGCGACCTTGCAAGCAAGCTTACTCACCCTAAGTTCTTGAAGAAGAAGGTTTACCACGTATTCCTCGACAAGCCTGTAACACCACAGACGCTTCAGCAAATATCTGACGGTATTGAACTTGAAGATGGAGAAATCAAGGCTGATGCGATTGAATACGCCGACGAACGCGACCAAAGTCAGGTGGGAATCGAAATCCACAGTGGCAAGAACCGCATTGTTCGCCGCATCTTCGAGAGCCTCGGCTACCGCGTTGTAAAGCTCGACCGCGTACAGTTTGCAGGTCTTACAAAGAAGAATCTCCGTCGTGGCGATTGGCGTTACCTCACCGAACAAGAG
- a CDS encoding septal ring lytic transglycosylase RlpA family protein, translating to MNKIGNLLLITTIMGFTASTECSAQSSGKASYYSNDLHGRKMSNGERYDRNDFTCAHRTLPFGTRLRVTNTKNGKEVEVRVTDRGPYSHGRIVDLSYAAAREIGMIASGVAYIKVEVLPKETEIPYAAEENSLKMPEVEYGFAGVCYEFIPEWEAQGKDDKPKTIERKVKTSLQPKKNTHTVTPPTKANNNTKPAQKPVENKRPTQQKTNSKSWTNFFKNVKKGITSLFE from the coding sequence ATGAATAAAATCGGAAATCTCCTTTTAATAACAACAATAATGGGCTTTACCGCCTCGACAGAGTGTTCAGCACAGTCGAGTGGTAAAGCCTCTTATTATAGTAACGACCTGCATGGTCGGAAAATGAGCAATGGCGAACGATACGACCGAAACGACTTTACGTGTGCGCATCGAACATTGCCTTTCGGCACTCGACTAAGGGTTACGAATACCAAGAATGGTAAAGAAGTAGAGGTACGAGTTACCGACCGAGGCCCTTATTCGCATGGCAGAATCGTCGATTTATCGTATGCAGCAGCCCGAGAAATAGGTATGATAGCCAGTGGGGTGGCTTATATTAAAGTGGAAGTGCTGCCAAAAGAAACCGAAATACCTTATGCAGCGGAGGAGAATAGCTTGAAGATGCCAGAGGTGGAGTATGGTTTTGCTGGTGTTTGCTACGAGTTTATACCTGAATGGGAGGCGCAAGGCAAGGACGATAAGCCGAAGACGATAGAACGAAAGGTAAAAACTTCGTTGCAACCAAAGAAGAATACGCACACTGTAACGCCACCGACAAAGGCGAACAACAACACTAAACCAGCACAGAAGCCTGTCGAGAACAAACGTCCGACACAACAAAAAACAAATTCAAAGAGTTGGACGAACTTCTTTAAAAACGTAAAGAAGGGCATAACCAGCTTGTTTGAATAA
- a CDS encoding MutS-related protein, translating to MNENLNKLYKEQIAALAQSIGSLRAKSRAFVMAEVLSFAVSIGFVVLFTVLNDASWTLGVALCVLFLYFYIRNLDIKNDRKITDALALKLVYEKEVAYQTGDYTKFDAGERHLQPTHPFTFDLDVFGQGSLFQRINRTISSGGSDYLAESLSGKWESLPTTELLKHIEQRVEAIAEIAKNEPFLSQFKAQGAEKPIDTAAVKEAFGSIHALQIPSYFGNPTFRILLYANLVGFYLSIFLSIGNFVPAFLPLWWGIFNFFLATFCTHKYIKLVNEAISKLKDQVRGYVNMASLIEKQSFTAAHLCELKANLSGAMASFGQLERILQKIDNRSNEIGIVLFNCFGLLDITIIRHFLRWQRTYEPITDQWIGASSVFDALVSMATFRLNEDKAEEATVVGDNEVSYKARSIYHPFLGEKAVRNNFDIQNHEYYIITGANMAGKSTFLRTLGVNYILAMNGLPVFAEEMRVSVFRLFTNMRTTDDLTHGISYFNAELLRLKQLIASLDPNVPSLIILDEILKGTNSLDKLNGSRLFLEYISERNVTGVIATHDLELSKLEDENPQRFHNYSFEIELGTDVTYTYKIGRGVARNQNATFLLKQILV from the coding sequence ATGAATGAAAACTTGAACAAATTATATAAGGAGCAAATTGCCGCCTTGGCGCAAAGCATTGGCAGTTTGCGTGCGAAAAGTCGTGCATTTGTAATGGCAGAAGTGCTGTCGTTTGCCGTTTCCATTGGTTTCGTGGTGCTTTTCACGGTTCTCAACGATGCTTCGTGGACTTTGGGCGTGGCACTATGCGTGCTATTCCTTTATTTCTATATTCGGAATTTAGACATAAAGAACGACAGAAAGATTACCGACGCATTGGCTTTGAAGCTTGTTTACGAAAAGGAAGTAGCCTACCAGACGGGCGACTACACGAAATTCGATGCTGGCGAACGCCACCTTCAGCCTACACACCCGTTTACTTTCGACCTTGACGTCTTCGGGCAAGGCTCGCTGTTCCAACGCATCAACCGCACCATATCTTCGGGAGGAAGCGACTATTTAGCCGAAAGCCTGTCGGGAAAGTGGGAATCCTTGCCTACTACGGAACTCCTAAAGCACATAGAACAACGTGTGGAAGCCATCGCCGAAATCGCCAAGAACGAGCCATTCCTGTCGCAGTTCAAGGCACAGGGAGCGGAAAAGCCGATAGATACCGCTGCCGTGAAAGAAGCTTTTGGAAGCATTCACGCATTGCAGATACCTTCCTACTTCGGCAATCCTACCTTCCGAATACTTCTCTACGCCAATCTTGTGGGCTTTTACCTCAGCATTTTCCTCTCTATCGGCAACTTTGTGCCTGCGTTTCTTCCGCTTTGGTGGGGCATTTTCAACTTTTTCCTTGCCACATTCTGCACCCACAAGTACATAAAATTGGTGAACGAAGCCATCTCTAAACTGAAAGACCAAGTGCGCGGCTACGTGAATATGGCGTCGCTGATAGAAAAACAATCGTTTACAGCTGCTCATTTATGCGAGCTGAAAGCCAATTTGTCGGGCGCAATGGCATCGTTCGGACAATTAGAGCGCATTCTTCAGAAGATAGACAATCGGAGCAACGAAATAGGTATCGTACTTTTCAACTGCTTCGGGCTGTTAGACATAACCATCATTCGCCATTTCCTGCGTTGGCAACGCACCTACGAGCCAATTACCGACCAATGGATTGGCGCATCGAGCGTGTTCGACGCACTTGTGTCGATGGCGACTTTCCGCCTCAATGAAGACAAGGCGGAAGAGGCTACGGTGGTCGGCGACAACGAAGTGAGCTACAAGGCACGCAGTATTTACCACCCTTTCTTGGGCGAAAAGGCTGTGCGCAACAACTTCGACATACAAAACCACGAGTACTACATTATAACGGGAGCGAACATGGCAGGCAAGAGCACCTTCCTGCGAACGCTGGGCGTGAACTACATTCTTGCCATGAACGGACTGCCCGTGTTTGCCGAAGAGATGCGCGTTTCGGTATTCCGCCTTTTCACCAATATGCGCACAACCGACGACCTTACACACGGCATAAGCTACTTCAATGCCGAACTGCTCCGACTAAAACAACTCATTGCGAGTTTAGACCCCAATGTTCCGAGCCTAATCATACTCGACGAGATACTGAAAGGTACAAACTCGCTGGACAAGCTCAACGGTTCGCGCCTGTTCTTGGAGTATATTTCCGAACGAAACGTTACGGGCGTCATTGCCACACACGACTTAGAACTGTCTAAACTCGAAGACGAGAACCCGCAACGCTTCCACAACTATTCGTTTGAAATAGAACTTGGCACCGATGTTACCTATACATATAAGATAGGTAGAGGCGTGGCACGAAACCAAAATGCCACCTTCCTGCTGAAGCAGATACTCGTCTGA
- the purB gene encoding adenylosuccinate lyase encodes MVLDVLTAVSPVDGRYRGKTEKLANYFSEFALIKYRVRVEIEYFISLCELPLPQLASFDKQLFGKLRNIYDNFTEEDAARVKEIESITNHDVKAVEYFIKEQFDKIGGLDAYKEFIHFGLTSQDINNTSVPLSILEALKDVYYPQVEELIAQLQQYADEWKDVPMLAKTHGQPASPTRLGKEIEVFVYRLQEQLESLKACKLTAKFGGATGNFNAHHVAYPEYDWKAFGNKFVNEHLGLQREQWTTQISNYDHLGSIFDAMRRINTIIIDLDRDFWLYISMEYFKQKIKAGEVGSSAMPHKVNPIDFENSEGNLGIANAVLQFLAQKLPVSRLQRDLTDSTVLRNIGVPFGHGVISIQSTLKGLRKLILNQERLNADLENTWAVVAEAIQTILRREAYPHPYEALKALTRTNTQMTAESIHDFIQTLNVSEEVKAELMAITPLNYTGI; translated from the coding sequence ATGGTTCTTGATGTTTTAACCGCCGTATCGCCAGTAGATGGCCGTTATAGAGGCAAAACCGAAAAACTCGCAAATTATTTCTCCGAATTTGCTCTCATAAAGTACAGAGTGCGTGTGGAGATTGAATACTTCATATCGCTGTGCGAGCTGCCTTTGCCACAGTTGGCATCGTTCGACAAACAGCTGTTCGGAAAGTTACGCAATATCTACGATAACTTTACGGAAGAAGATGCGGCAAGAGTGAAAGAGATAGAAAGCATCACAAACCACGATGTAAAAGCCGTAGAATACTTCATTAAGGAACAATTCGACAAGATTGGCGGCTTGGACGCCTACAAGGAATTCATACACTTCGGGCTTACATCGCAAGACATCAACAACACCAGTGTGCCCCTGTCTATACTGGAAGCACTGAAAGATGTATATTATCCACAAGTTGAAGAACTTATCGCACAGCTCCAGCAATATGCCGACGAATGGAAAGACGTTCCGATGTTGGCTAAAACGCACGGACAACCTGCCTCGCCAACTCGTTTGGGCAAGGAGATAGAAGTGTTCGTATATCGTTTGCAGGAGCAATTGGAAAGTTTGAAGGCTTGCAAACTTACAGCAAAGTTTGGTGGCGCAACGGGTAACTTCAACGCACACCACGTGGCTTACCCTGAATACGACTGGAAAGCATTCGGCAACAAGTTCGTAAACGAACATCTCGGATTGCAGCGCGAGCAATGGACAACGCAGATTAGCAACTACGACCATCTCGGCAGCATATTCGATGCAATGCGCCGAATCAACACCATCATCATCGACTTGGACCGCGATTTCTGGTTGTACATCTCTATGGAATACTTCAAACAGAAGATTAAGGCGGGCGAAGTTGGGTCGAGTGCAATGCCCCACAAGGTGAATCCTATCGACTTTGAAAACAGCGAGGGCAACCTTGGCATTGCAAACGCCGTATTGCAGTTCCTTGCACAGAAACTTCCCGTGAGCCGTTTGCAGCGCGACCTTACCGACTCTACCGTATTGCGCAACATCGGTGTGCCATTCGGACACGGTGTCATCTCTATTCAGAGTACGCTGAAGGGGCTCCGTAAGCTCATCTTGAATCAAGAAAGACTGAATGCCGACTTGGAAAATACGTGGGCAGTAGTGGCAGAAGCCATTCAGACCATACTCCGTCGCGAGGCATACCCACACCCATACGAAGCATTGAAAGCGCTGACGCGTACCAATACGCAAATGACCGCTGAGAGCATTCACGACTTTATACAGACATTGAACGTGAGCGAGGAAGTGAAAGCCGAACTTATGGCTATCACACCGCTCAACTACACAGGAATATAA